In one Streptomyces sp. T12 genomic region, the following are encoded:
- the rplS gene encoding 50S ribosomal protein L19: protein MAHLLDTVDAASLRSDVPAFRPGDTVNVHVRVIEGNRSRVQQFKGVVIRRQGAGVRETFTVRKVSFSVGVERTFPVHTPIVEKIELVTKGDVRRAKLYYLRDLRGKAAKIKEKREN, encoded by the coding sequence ATGGCTCACCTGCTCGACACCGTCGACGCCGCGTCGCTGCGCAGCGACGTCCCGGCCTTCCGCCCGGGCGACACCGTCAACGTCCACGTCCGCGTCATCGAGGGCAACCGCTCCCGTGTGCAGCAGTTCAAGGGCGTTGTGATCCGCCGCCAGGGCGCCGGCGTGCGCGAGACCTTCACGGTCCGCAAGGTCTCCTTCTCCGTGGGCGTCGAGCGCACCTTCCCGGTGCACACCCCGATCGTCGAGAAGATCGAGCTCGTCACCAAGGGTGACGTTCGCCGCGCCAAGCTGTACTACCTGCGCGACCTGCGCGGCAAGGCGGCGAAGATCAAGGAGAAGCGCGAGAACTGA
- a CDS encoding YraN family protein: MNARSALGRYGEELAARRLVEAGMTVLERNWRCGRTGEIDIVARDGDAVVVCEVKTRRTSGYEHPMAAVTPEKAHRLRGLAERWIHAHGGAPPGGVRIDVVGIVLPDRGAPVVEHVRGVA; the protein is encoded by the coding sequence ATGAACGCACGCAGTGCGCTCGGCAGGTACGGCGAGGAACTGGCCGCGCGGCGGCTGGTCGAGGCTGGGATGACGGTTCTGGAGCGCAACTGGCGCTGTGGCAGGACCGGAGAGATCGACATTGTCGCCAGGGACGGCGACGCGGTGGTCGTCTGTGAGGTGAAGACCCGCAGGACCAGCGGCTACGAGCATCCGATGGCCGCGGTCACGCCCGAGAAGGCACATCGGCTGCGAGGCCTCGCGGAACGCTGGATCCACGCTCACGGCGGGGCGCCACCCGGAGGCGTCCGTATCGACGTGGTCGGCATCGTCCTGCCCGACCGCGGCGCGCCCGTGGTCGAGCACGTGCGGGGGGTGGCCTGA
- the lepB gene encoding signal peptidase I, which produces MDTEAQPTERDRSSRPSDSEEISDTEGQEGRSRFALVSRITQWLPGGRISLTLLVFLGFLLLLNTFVLRPFEIPSGSMESGLRIGDRVLVNKLAYRFGAEPRRGDVVVFDGTGYFGDADYIKRVVGVGGDHVVCCDKEGRIQVNGRSVDESTFLYRGDSPSTVPFDVVVPDGTLFVLGDHRSESSDSRDHLGSPGGGMVPVGDVIGRADWIVWPTAHWTRLHRPDAYARVPAAGGAHG; this is translated from the coding sequence ATGGACACCGAAGCACAGCCGACGGAGCGCGACCGCTCCTCCCGCCCTTCCGATTCCGAGGAGATCTCGGACACAGAGGGTCAGGAGGGACGGTCGCGCTTCGCGTTGGTGTCGCGGATCACCCAGTGGCTCCCGGGCGGGCGAATCAGCCTGACCCTGCTGGTCTTCCTGGGGTTTCTGCTGCTGCTCAACACGTTCGTGCTGCGGCCGTTCGAGATTCCCAGCGGATCCATGGAGTCCGGATTGAGGATCGGCGACCGCGTTCTCGTAAATAAGTTGGCGTACCGTTTCGGTGCCGAGCCGCGGCGCGGTGATGTTGTCGTGTTCGACGGAACTGGGTATTTCGGGGATGCCGACTACATCAAACGCGTTGTGGGTGTGGGGGGAGACCACGTGGTCTGCTGCGACAAGGAGGGGCGGATCCAGGTGAACGGCCGGTCGGTCGACGAGTCGACGTTCCTGTACCGCGGCGACAGCCCGTCGACGGTGCCGTTCGACGTCGTCGTGCCCGACGGCACCCTGTTCGTCCTCGGCGACCATCGCAGCGAGTCCAGCGACTCCCGCGACCACCTGGGCTCGCCCGGCGGCGGGATGGTCCCGGTCGGTGACGTCATCGGCCGTGCCGACTGGATCGTATGGCCGACCGCCCACTGGACCCGCCTGCACCGTCCGGACGCCTACGCGCGCGTGCCTGCAGCGGGCGGTGCGCATGGGTAA
- a CDS encoding YifB family Mg chelatase-like AAA ATPase: protein MGFARTCSVALVGVEGVVVEVQADLEPGVAAFTLVGLPDKSLSESRDRVRAAVVNSGGEWPQKKLTVGLSPASVPKAGSGFDLAVACAVLGAAERIDPRVLADIVMIGELGLDGRVRPVRGILPAVLAAADAGYEQVVVPECAAAEASLVPGVSVLGVRSLRQLIAVLADEPVPDEEPDDQGRPDPLLAGLRVPGTGAATGMHSMGAAQPDHGHDLADVVGQMSARTAVEVAAAGGHHLFLEGPPGAGKTMLAERLPAILPRLGREESLEVTAVHSVAGLLPPGKPMIDVAPYCAPHHSATMQALVGGGPGIARPGAVSLSHRGVLFLDETPEFTSQALDALRQPLEAGHVVIARSAGVVRFPAKFLMVLAANPCPCGRFSQMDDMCECPPSAIRRYQARLSGPLLDRVDLRVEVDRVTRAQLTERGARGESTATVAERVRTARERASARLAGTPWRTNSEVPGRELRSRWYASTGAMDEAERNLERGVLTARGLDRVLRVAWTVADLVGHDRPDATDVALALQLRTGVPRGVPMAIGALT from the coding sequence ATGGGGTTCGCGCGTACGTGCTCGGTGGCCCTGGTGGGTGTCGAGGGGGTCGTGGTCGAGGTTCAGGCGGACCTGGAGCCGGGGGTGGCGGCGTTCACCTTGGTGGGGCTGCCGGACAAGAGCCTGTCGGAGAGCCGGGACCGGGTCCGGGCGGCCGTCGTGAACTCGGGTGGCGAGTGGCCGCAGAAGAAGCTCACCGTCGGGCTCAGCCCGGCATCGGTGCCCAAGGCGGGCAGCGGTTTCGATCTGGCCGTCGCATGCGCCGTCCTCGGTGCCGCCGAGCGGATCGACCCGCGGGTTCTCGCGGACATCGTGATGATCGGAGAGCTCGGCCTGGACGGACGGGTGCGTCCCGTCCGGGGCATCCTGCCCGCCGTGCTGGCCGCGGCCGACGCCGGGTATGAGCAGGTGGTCGTCCCGGAGTGCGCCGCGGCCGAGGCCTCGCTGGTGCCGGGTGTGTCCGTACTGGGAGTGCGCAGCCTGCGCCAGCTGATCGCCGTCCTCGCGGACGAACCCGTGCCCGACGAGGAACCCGACGATCAGGGCCGCCCGGACCCGCTGCTCGCGGGTCTGCGCGTGCCGGGGACGGGCGCGGCCACCGGCATGCACAGCATGGGCGCCGCCCAGCCGGACCACGGGCACGACCTTGCCGATGTGGTGGGCCAGATGTCGGCGCGTACGGCCGTGGAGGTCGCCGCCGCGGGCGGGCATCACCTGTTCTTGGAGGGGCCGCCCGGCGCCGGCAAGACGATGCTCGCGGAGCGGCTGCCGGCCATCCTGCCCCGGCTCGGCAGGGAGGAGTCGCTGGAGGTCACGGCGGTGCACTCGGTGGCGGGGCTGCTGCCTCCGGGCAAGCCCATGATCGACGTGGCCCCCTACTGCGCCCCGCACCACTCGGCGACGATGCAGGCGCTCGTCGGCGGTGGTCCCGGCATCGCGCGGCCCGGCGCGGTGTCGCTGTCCCACCGGGGTGTCCTCTTCCTGGACGAGACGCCGGAGTTCACCAGCCAGGCCCTCGACGCCCTGCGACAGCCTCTGGAAGCCGGGCACGTCGTCATCGCGCGCAGCGCAGGCGTGGTGCGCTTCCCGGCGAAGTTCCTGATGGTGCTGGCGGCCAATCCCTGCCCCTGTGGCCGCTTCTCCCAGATGGACGACATGTGCGAGTGCCCGCCCTCGGCGATCCGCCGCTATCAGGCCCGGCTGTCCGGTCCGCTGCTCGACCGGGTCGACCTCCGGGTCGAGGTGGACCGTGTCACGCGCGCCCAGCTGACCGAGCGCGGCGCACGGGGCGAATCCACCGCGACGGTCGCAGAGCGGGTGCGGACAGCCCGGGAGCGGGCGTCGGCCCGGCTCGCCGGTACGCCGTGGCGGACGAACAGCGAGGTCCCCGGACGTGAGCTGCGCAGCCGCTGGTACGCCTCGACCGGCGCCATGGACGAGGCGGAACGGAACCTGGAGCGCGGCGTACTGACCGCCCGCGGGCTCGACCGCGTCCTGCGCGTCGCCTGGACCGTCGCCGACCTCGTCGGTCACGACCGGCCAGACGCGACGGACGTCGCCCTGGCACTGCAACTGCGCACCGGCGTGCCGCGCGGCGTACCCATGGCCATCGGGGCGCTGACGTGA
- the lepB gene encoding signal peptidase I codes for MGDVAVGARSGHDGEEHRGHPVGAADPAADGAVTSGNDPGAAGDGEGSGGQPPTDEQGSGGVSPTPKKQRSFWKELPILIGIALVLALLIKTFLVQAFSIPSDSMQNTLQQGDRVLVDKLTPWFGSEPERGEVVVFHDPDNWLAGEPTPDPNALQTFLSWIGLMPSAEEKDLIKRVVGVGGDTVECNRTGPLKVNGKALNEPYVYPGNTPCSQDDQGGQFKVKVPKGSIWVMGDHRQNSRDSRYNQSDKNHGMVPVDEVVGRAIVIAWPINRWDNLPVPDTFEQNLDARSAARTAAPQGLALAGAVPLVLWRRQRIKAAETR; via the coding sequence GTGGGGGATGTGGCGGTTGGCGCACGATCCGGGCACGACGGCGAGGAGCACCGCGGACACCCCGTGGGAGCAGCCGACCCGGCCGCGGACGGCGCCGTGACCTCCGGGAATGACCCCGGAGCGGCCGGCGACGGCGAAGGGTCGGGCGGGCAGCCCCCGACCGACGAGCAGGGGTCGGGAGGGGTTTCCCCCACGCCGAAGAAGCAGCGCTCCTTCTGGAAGGAGCTGCCCATCCTGATCGGCATCGCGCTCGTCCTCGCGCTGCTGATCAAGACGTTCCTGGTGCAGGCGTTCTCGATCCCCTCCGACTCGATGCAGAACACCCTTCAGCAGGGTGACCGTGTCCTGGTCGACAAGCTCACCCCCTGGTTCGGCTCCGAGCCCGAGCGCGGCGAGGTCGTCGTCTTCCACGACCCCGACAACTGGCTGGCGGGTGAGCCCACCCCCGACCCCAACGCGCTGCAGACCTTCCTCAGCTGGATCGGCCTGATGCCGTCCGCGGAGGAGAAGGACCTCATCAAGCGCGTGGTTGGCGTCGGCGGCGACACCGTCGAGTGCAATCGCACGGGCCCGCTGAAGGTCAACGGCAAGGCGCTGAACGAGCCGTACGTCTACCCGGGCAACACCCCCTGCAGCCAGGACGACCAGGGCGGCCAGTTCAAGGTGAAGGTCCCCAAGGGCTCCATCTGGGTCATGGGCGACCACCGGCAGAACTCCCGCGACTCGCGCTACAACCAGTCCGACAAGAACCACGGCATGGTCCCCGTCGACGAGGTAGTCGGCCGCGCCATCGTGATCGCCTGGCCGATCAACCGCTGGGACAACCTGCCGGTCCCGGACACCTTCGAGCAGAACCTGGACGCCCGCTCCGCCGCCCGGACGGCCGCACCGCAGGGGCTCGCCCTGGCGGGTGCGGTACCGCTGGTGCTGTGGCGCCGGCAGCGGATCAAGGCGGCCGAGACGCGCTGA
- a CDS encoding NUDIX hydrolase, protein MPAEAPGMGHGSGSYCETGPATGSYGAAGAGESAYGDSYEGGLRKVARVVLLDPQDRILLLHGHEPEDPADDWWFTPGGGVEGDESRAQAALRELAEETGITEVELGPVLWRRRCSFPFAGRRWDQDEWYYLARTTQTATRPMGLTELERRSVAGARWWTCRELARAHETVYPTRLAELLRTLLDEGPPAGPVTLDPEIV, encoded by the coding sequence GTGCCCGCTGAGGCGCCGGGCATGGGGCACGGGAGCGGGTCGTACTGCGAGACAGGCCCGGCGACCGGGTCGTACGGCGCGGCCGGTGCGGGGGAGAGCGCGTACGGGGACTCCTACGAGGGCGGGTTGCGCAAGGTCGCCCGGGTGGTGCTGCTCGACCCGCAGGACCGCATTCTGCTGCTGCACGGCCACGAGCCGGAGGATCCGGCCGACGACTGGTGGTTCACCCCGGGCGGCGGCGTCGAGGGCGACGAGAGCCGTGCGCAAGCCGCGTTGCGGGAACTCGCCGAGGAGACCGGCATCACGGAGGTCGAACTCGGTCCTGTGCTGTGGCGGCGGAGGTGCTCCTTCCCGTTCGCGGGACGCCGCTGGGACCAGGACGAGTGGTACTACCTGGCCCGTACGACACAGACGGCGACCCGGCCCATGGGGCTCACCGAGTTGGAGCGGCGCAGCGTCGCCGGAGCGCGCTGGTGGACGTGTCGGGAACTTGCCCGGGCACATGAGACGGTGTATCCGACCAGACTCGCCGAGCTGCTGCGCACACTGCTCGACGAAGGTCCCCCCGCCGGGCCCGTGACCCTTGACCCCGAAATTGTCTAG
- the lepB gene encoding signal peptidase I → MGGESTTRTAPRESGASRGPAGSRTGQRLSGLAVALGLLLFLGGFAWGAVLYRPYTVPTSSMAPTIDAGDRVLAQRLDGGEVRRGDVVVFTDKTWVSNAPVVKRVVAVGGDTVACCTDGKLTVNGKQIDEPYLAKDSLAEIQDFPTVTVPKGRLFLLGDERSGSLDSTAHLTDAARGTVARSAVSARVDAVVWPMSGMLERPTGFEGLGALSSPGPLRTVVALIVVGGVLVLGGGAYGPIANRSAKRAKPRTEPAGAR, encoded by the coding sequence ATGGGTGGCGAGAGCACGACACGTACGGCGCCGCGCGAGAGTGGCGCGAGCAGGGGCCCGGCGGGCAGCCGGACCGGACAGCGGTTGTCCGGGCTGGCCGTGGCGCTGGGCCTGTTGCTGTTCCTCGGCGGGTTCGCCTGGGGAGCGGTCCTCTACCGGCCGTACACCGTGCCCACCAGTTCGATGGCGCCGACGATCGACGCGGGCGACCGGGTGCTGGCCCAGCGCCTCGACGGCGGTGAGGTTCGCCGTGGTGACGTCGTCGTCTTCACCGACAAGACGTGGGTGTCCAACGCGCCCGTCGTCAAGCGTGTGGTCGCCGTCGGCGGGGACACGGTCGCCTGCTGCACCGACGGCAAGCTGACCGTCAACGGCAAGCAGATCGACGAACCCTATCTGGCCAAGGACAGCCTGGCCGAGATCCAGGACTTCCCGACCGTGACGGTGCCGAAGGGCAGGCTCTTCCTGCTCGGTGACGAGCGCAGCGGCTCCCTGGACTCCACCGCCCACCTCACGGACGCCGCCCGCGGTACCGTCGCGCGCAGCGCCGTGTCGGCCCGGGTGGACGCCGTCGTATGGCCCATGAGCGGCATGCTGGAGCGCCCCACCGGCTTCGAGGGACTCGGCGCGCTGTCGTCGCCGGGGCCGCTGCGGACGGTCGTCGCACTGATCGTCGTGGGCGGTGTGCTGGTCCTGGGCGGTGGGGCGTACGGGCCGATCGCGAACAGGTCGGCCAAGCGCGCCAAGCCCCGGACGGAGCCCGCGGGTGCCCGCTGA
- the lepB gene encoding signal peptidase I has translation MGNRGKPRGVPASAADNLLPTGARRAASPSGGRTRAERRKLQRKVKRRRRRSAMKEIPLLVGVAVLIALVLKTFLVQAFVIPSGSMEQTIQIGDRVLVDKLTPWFGSEPQRGDVVVFKDPGGWLQDEQTTVKKEDPVVIKQVKEALTFIGLLPSDNEKDLIKRVVGVGGDRVKCCDTQGRVTVNGVPLNEDYLYPGNAPSNAQFDITVPQGRLWVMGDHRANSADSRSHQDQDYGGTVSEDEVVGRAMVIAWPLGHWTSLEEPKTYASLSDSATGSTASVQLSHRVASDDSNGTIQLPTPAELPLVMGVVGLRRAWGRQRHRVRSWRGGCGGWRTIRARRRGAPRTPRGSSRPGRGRRRDLRE, from the coding sequence ATGGGTAACCGTGGCAAGCCGCGCGGCGTGCCCGCCAGCGCCGCCGACAATCTGCTGCCCACCGGTGCCCGGCGCGCCGCCAGCCCCAGCGGCGGTCGTACGCGCGCGGAGCGGCGCAAGCTCCAGCGCAAGGTCAAGCGCCGTCGCAGGCGCTCCGCGATGAAGGAGATACCCCTCCTCGTCGGCGTCGCGGTCCTCATAGCGCTCGTCCTGAAGACCTTCCTCGTCCAGGCCTTTGTGATCCCGTCCGGCTCCATGGAGCAGACGATCCAGATCGGCGACCGTGTCCTGGTCGACAAGCTCACGCCCTGGTTCGGCTCCGAGCCGCAGCGCGGGGACGTCGTCGTCTTCAAGGACCCCGGCGGCTGGCTCCAGGACGAGCAGACGACGGTGAAGAAGGAGGACCCCGTCGTCATCAAGCAGGTCAAGGAGGCGCTCACCTTCATCGGCCTGCTGCCGTCCGACAACGAGAAGGACCTCATCAAGCGGGTCGTCGGCGTCGGCGGCGACCGCGTCAAGTGCTGTGACACGCAAGGGCGGGTCACCGTCAACGGCGTTCCCCTGAACGAGGACTATCTGTACCCCGGCAACGCCCCCTCCAACGCGCAGTTCGACATCACCGTCCCGCAGGGCCGGCTGTGGGTGATGGGCGACCACCGGGCCAACTCGGCGGACTCCCGCTCGCACCAGGACCAGGACTACGGCGGCACGGTCTCCGAGGACGAGGTGGTGGGGCGGGCCATGGTCATCGCCTGGCCCCTCGGTCACTGGACCTCCCTGGAGGAACCGAAAACCTACGCTTCCTTGTCCGACTCGGCGACCGGGTCGACCGCGTCTGTCCAGCTGTCGCATAGGGTTGCTTCCGACGATTCGAACGGAACGATCCAACTCCCGACCCCTGCGGAACTCCCGCTCGTTATGGGAGTGGTGGGCCTGCGCCGCGCATGGGGCAGGCAGCGGCACAGAGTAAGGAGTTGGCGTGGGGGATGTGGCGGTTGGCGCACGATCCGGGCACGACGGCGAGGAGCACCGCGGACACCCCGTGGGAGCAGCCGACCCGGCCGCGGACGGCGCCGTGACCTCCGGGAATGA
- the whiG gene encoding RNA polymerase sigma factor WhiG, translating into MPQHTSGSDRAAIPPAARDGGSVRPPAPSTLDELWRSYKATGDERLREQLILHYSPLVKYVAGRVSVGLPPNVEQADFVSSGVFGLIDAIEKFDIDREIKFETYAITRIRGAMIDELRALDWIPRSVRQKARNVERAYATLEARLRRTPTEAEVAVEMGIAVDELHAVFSQLSLANVVALEELLHGGGEGGDGLSVMDTLEDTAADNPVEVAEDRELRRFLARAINTLPDREKTVVTLYYYEGLTLAEIGNVLGVTESRVSQIHTKSVLQLRAKLAGFGR; encoded by the coding sequence ATGCCCCAGCACACCTCCGGGTCCGACCGGGCGGCGATCCCCCCAGCCGCCCGCGACGGTGGCAGCGTGCGACCGCCCGCTCCCTCGACGCTCGACGAGCTGTGGCGGTCGTACAAGGCGACGGGGGACGAGCGGTTGCGCGAGCAGCTGATCCTGCACTACTCGCCGCTCGTCAAGTACGTGGCAGGCCGGGTGAGCGTCGGCCTGCCGCCCAATGTGGAGCAGGCGGACTTCGTGTCGTCGGGGGTCTTCGGGCTGATCGACGCGATCGAGAAGTTCGACATCGATCGGGAGATCAAGTTCGAGACGTACGCGATCACCCGGATCCGCGGCGCGATGATCGACGAGCTCAGGGCTCTGGACTGGATTCCACGGTCGGTGCGGCAGAAGGCGCGGAACGTGGAGCGGGCGTACGCGACGCTGGAGGCGCGGCTGCGGCGGACGCCGACGGAGGCGGAGGTGGCCGTCGAGATGGGGATCGCGGTGGACGAACTCCACGCGGTCTTCAGCCAGTTGTCGCTGGCGAACGTGGTGGCCCTGGAGGAGTTGCTGCACGGCGGCGGTGAGGGCGGCGACGGGCTGAGCGTCATGGACACGCTGGAGGACACCGCCGCGGACAATCCGGTGGAGGTGGCCGAGGACCGGGAGCTGCGGCGGTTTCTGGCGCGGGCGATCAACACGTTGCCCGATCGGGAGAAGACCGTGGTGACGCTGTACTACTACGAGGGGCTCACGCTCGCCGAGATCGGGAACGTGCTGGGGGTGACCGAGAGCCGGGTGAGTCAGATCCACACCAAGTCCGTGCTGCAGTTGCGCGCGAAACTGGCCGGCTTCGGGCGTTGA
- a CDS encoding DUF2469 domain-containing protein encodes MSAEDLEKYETEMELKLYREYRDVVGLFKYVIETERRFYLTNDYEMQVHSVQGEVFFEVSMADAWVWDMYRPARFVKQVRVLTFKDVNIEELNKSDLELPGG; translated from the coding sequence ATGAGCGCCGAGGACCTCGAGAAGTACGAGACCGAGATGGAGCTCAAGCTCTATCGGGAGTACCGCGACGTCGTCGGTCTGTTCAAGTACGTGATCGAGACCGAGCGGCGCTTCTACCTGACGAACGATTACGAGATGCAGGTGCACTCCGTCCAGGGTGAGGTGTTCTTCGAGGTGTCCATGGCGGATGCCTGGGTGTGGGACATGTACCGGCCGGCGCGGTTCGTGAAGCAGGTTCGGGTGTTGACGTTCAAGGACGTGAACATCGAGGAGCTGAACAAGAGTGATCTGGAACTGCCGGGCGGGTGA
- the dprA gene encoding DNA-processing protein DprA produces MNGGEESDEELLGRVFLSRVVEPGDEVAGRWVREYGVAEVVRRLREGVEPLPGVSYKRWDGLRARAVRAEPGRELAVAREAGVRFVRPGDVEWPGQLDDLGDARPVGLWVRGRASLRMWALRSVAVVGARACTEYGAHMAATLAGGLAERGWVVVSGGAYGVDGAAHRGALGAGGATVAVLACGVDRPYPRGHTQLINRIGEQGLVIGELPPGDHPTPSRFIVRNRVIAALTRGTVVVEAAHRSGSLVTARAAQRLGRHTMGVPGPATSGLSAGVHELLRGDAVLVSDAAEVVELVGDMGELAPERRGPVLPRDLLEPGARRVLAALPGRHAARADEIARGAQTTEDDAIARLYELRSLGYVERHGDGWKLTRQAMISVHAGRSRC; encoded by the coding sequence GTGAACGGAGGCGAGGAGTCGGACGAGGAACTGCTCGGCCGCGTGTTTCTCAGTCGGGTCGTCGAGCCCGGTGACGAGGTGGCCGGGCGGTGGGTGCGGGAGTACGGGGTGGCGGAAGTGGTACGGCGGTTACGGGAGGGAGTGGAGCCCTTGCCGGGGGTGAGCTACAAGCGGTGGGACGGGTTACGGGCTCGGGCGGTGCGGGCCGAGCCCGGGCGGGAGCTTGCCGTCGCCCGGGAGGCCGGGGTGCGGTTCGTGCGTCCGGGGGACGTCGAGTGGCCGGGGCAGCTTGATGATCTCGGGGACGCGCGGCCCGTCGGGCTGTGGGTGCGGGGACGGGCCAGTCTGCGGATGTGGGCGTTGCGGTCCGTGGCCGTCGTCGGGGCGCGGGCCTGTACCGAGTACGGGGCGCACATGGCGGCCACCCTCGCCGGCGGGCTAGCCGAGCGGGGGTGGGTGGTCGTGTCCGGCGGCGCCTATGGGGTCGACGGTGCCGCTCACCGGGGTGCCCTCGGCGCCGGCGGGGCCACCGTCGCCGTGCTCGCCTGCGGCGTCGACCGGCCCTATCCACGCGGGCACACCCAGCTGATCAACAGGATCGGGGAACAGGGGCTCGTGATCGGGGAACTGCCACCGGGGGATCATCCGACGCCCAGCAGGTTCATCGTGCGCAACCGGGTGATCGCGGCGCTGACCCGGGGCACGGTGGTCGTGGAGGCCGCCCATCGCAGCGGGTCGCTGGTCACCGCCCGGGCGGCACAGCGGCTGGGACGTCACACGATGGGCGTTCCCGGCCCGGCCACCAGTGGGCTGTCCGCAGGTGTGCACGAGCTCCTGCGTGGCGATGCCGTGCTGGTCAGCGATGCCGCCGAGGTCGTCGAGCTCGTGGGCGACATGGGAGAGCTGGCGCCCGAGCGGCGTGGGCCCGTCCTGCCGCGCGATCTGCTGGAACCGGGGGCGCGCAGAGTCCTGGCCGCGCTGCCCGGCCGTCACGCGGCGCGGGCGGACGAGATCGCACGCGGTGCGCAGACCACCGAGGACGACGCGATCGCGAGACTGTACGAACTCCGCTCACTTGGTTACGTCGAACGACACGGCGACGGCTGGAAGTTGACACGCCAGGCGATGATCTCTGTTCACGCCGGTCGGAGTCGATGTTGA